In one window of Mauremys reevesii isolate NIE-2019 linkage group 22, ASM1616193v1, whole genome shotgun sequence DNA:
- the ZNF865 gene encoding zinc finger protein 865, producing MEANASDEGVHFQSYPFDFLEFLNHQRFEPMEAYNQEHAKAVASLPCPQPPYEYPPPPAGAPHFDRPAPAKPKDFKAEGPAPSASGAAQPKKAEPSAGPPQQYSAAAVPAAPPLFDGAGAFGAPQWGIVDLSGHQHLFSSLKRGVGAAPAPAAPADGPAGKDDKNYFRRLKYFIDRRFPCGVCQKSFKQSSHLVQHMLVHTGERPYECSTCGRTYNHISSLIRHRRCHKEPPEAGPAATAAAAPLPPPAPAGGTEPAGEGSPGPAQPDGPFTCSLCWKVFKKPSHLHQHQIIHTGERPFSCSVCEKSFNRRESLKRHIKTHSALLRLPCGVCGKEFRDAAYLLKHQASHAGPRPDYKCDVCGKAYAAPQSLLRHRQLHEGAAAPPKDAPAADSAPAAYQGPFLLPNEAPHAEGEAKAAFGNAALLGPHPLLLGAGKSFCCGICGRGFGRRETLKRHERIHTGEKPHQCSVCGKRFRESFHLTKHHVVHTRERPYKCELCGKVFGYPQSLTRHKQIHRLQLPCALGPAGALPAEGLSYGCSDCGERFPDLFHVMSHKEAHMADKPYACDACGKCFGFIENLMWHKLVHQTAPERLLPEGACAEAAPPPGPAGCLENGLPGEAQAGASLASLVAPSEEHPMIPSGERFTCGICGQSFKHFLALVTHKYVHLVRRTLGCAVCGRSFAGAYDLLLHRRTHLQKRHFSCSVCGKRFWEAALLMRHQRCHTEERPYRCAVCGRGFLRSWYLRQHKVVHTGERAYKCALCNKRFAQSSSLAEHQRLHVVARPQRCQTCGKTFRYRSNLLEHQRVHLGEKVYRCDLCSKSFFYLSSILRHQRAHNARRDLRCSACLKLFKDPKYFSKHVQTHQGGHPFKCSTCGEAFANTYGLKKHRHLHKLERLAALGHKDP from the coding sequence ccccagcccccctacGAGTATCCCCCGCCGCCCGCCGGCGCCCCCCACTTCgaccgccccgcccccgccaagCCCAAGGACTTCAAAGCCgagggccccgccccctccgcctCCGGCGCCGCCCAGCCCAAGAAAGCCGAGCCCAGCGCCGGCCCCCCGCAGCAGTACAGCGCCGCCGCCGTGCCCGCCGCCCCGCCGCTCTTCGACGGGGCGGGGGCTTTCGGCGCCCCCCAGTGGGGCATCGTGGACCTCTCGGGGCACCAGCACCTCTTCAGCAGCCTCAAGCGGGGGGTGGgcgcggccccagccccggcggCCCCCGCCGACGGCCCGGCCGGGAAAGACGACAAGAATTATTTCCGGCGGCTGAAGTACTTCATCGACCGGCGCTTCCCCTGCGGCGTGTGCCAGAAATCCTTCAAGCAGTCGTCCCACCTGGTGCAGCACATGCTGGTGCACACCGGCGAGCGGCCGTACGAGTGCTCCACCTGCGGCCGCACCTACAACCACATCTCCAGCCTCATCCGCCACCGGCGCTGCCACAAGGAGCCGCCCGAGGCCGGCCCGGCGGCCACCGCTGCCGCCGCCCCCCTGCCGCCGCCAGCCCCGGCCGGGGGCACCGAGCCGGCTGGGGAAggcagccccggcccggcccagcccgacGGCCCCTTCACCTGCTCCCTGTGCTGGAAGGTCTTCAAGAAGCCGAGCCACCTGCACCAGCACCAGATCATCCACACCGGCGAGCGGCCCTTCAGCTGCTCCGTCTGCGAGAAGAGCTTCAACCGGCGCGAGAGCCTGAAGCGCCACATCAAGACCCACTCGGCCCTGCTGCGGCTGCCCTGCGGCGTCTGCGGCAAGGAGTTCCGGGATGCCGCCTACCTGCTCAAGCACCAGGCCTCCCACGCCGGCCCACGCCCCGACTACAAGTGCGACGTCTGCGGCAAGGCCTACGCCGCGCCCCAGAGCCTGCTGCGCCATCGCCAGCTCCACGAAGGGGCCGCCGCCCCCCCCAAGGACGCCCCGGCTGCCGACTCGGCCCCGGCTGCCTACCAGGGGCCCTTCCTGCTCCCCAATGAGGCCCCCCACGCCGAGGGGGAGGCCAAGGCAGCTTTCGGCAACGCGGCGCTGCTGGGGCCCCACCCGCTGCTGCTGGGGGCCGGCAAGAGCTTCTGCTGCGGCATCTGCGGGCGCGGCTTCGGCCGGCGGGAGACGCTGAAGCGGCACGAGCggatccacacgggcgagaagcCGCACCAGTGCTCGGTGTGCGGCAAGCGCTTCCGGGAGTCCTTCCACCTCACCAAGCACCACGTGGTGCACACCCGGGAGCGGCCCTACAAGTGCGAGCTGTGCGGCAAGGTCTTCGGCTACCCGCAGAGCCTCACCCGCCACAAGCAGATCCACCGGCTGCAGCTGCCCTGCGCCCTGGGGCCTGCCGGCGCCCTGCCCGCCGAGGGGCTGAGTTACGGCTGCTCCGACTGCGGCGAGCGCTTCCCCGACCTCTTCCACGTCATGAGCCACAAGGAGGCCCACATGGCCGACAAGCCGTACGCCTGCGACGCCTGCGGCAAATGCTTTGGCTTCATCGAGAACCTCATGTGGCACAAGCTGGTGCACCAGACGGCCCCCGAGCGGCTGCTGCCCGAGGGGGCCTGCGCCGaggccgccccgccccccgggcccgCCGGCTGCCTGGAGAACGGGCTCCCCGGGGAGGCGCAGGCCGGCGCCAGCCTGGCCTCCCTGGTGGCCCCGTCCGAGGAGCACCCCATGATCCCCAGCGGGGAGCGTTTCACCTGCGGCATCTGCGGGCAGAGCTTCAAGCACTTCCTGGCGCTGGTGACCCACAAGTACGTGCACCTGGTGCGGCGCACGCTGGGCTGCGCCGTGTGCGGGCGCAGCTTCGCCGGCGCCTACGACCTGCTGCTGCACCGCCGCACCCACCTGCAGAAGCGCCACTTCAGCTGCTCCGTCTGCGGCAAGCGCTTCTGGGAGGCGGCCCTGCTGATGCGCCACCAGCGCTGCCACACCGAGGAGCGGCCCTACCGCTGCGCCGTCTGCGGGCGCGGCTTCCTGCGCTCCTGGTACCTGCGCCAGCACAAGGTGGTGCACACGGGCGAGCGGGCCTACAAGTGCGCCCTGTGCAACAAGCGCTTCGCCCAGTCCTCCAGCCTGGCCGAGCACCAGCGCCTCCACGTGgtggcccggccccagcgctgcCAGACCTGCGGCAAGACCTTCCGCTACCGCTCCAACCTGCTGGAGCACCAGCGCGTGCACCTGGGGGAGAAGGTGTACCGCTGCGACCTCTGCAGCAAGAGCTTCTTCTACCTCTCGTCCATCCTGCGGCACCAGCGGGCCCACAACGCCCGCCGCGACCTGCGCTGCTCCGCCTGCCTCAAGCTCTTCAAGGACCCCAAGTACTTCAGCAAGCACGTGCAGACCCACCAGGGCGGGCACCCCTTCAAGTGCAGCACCTGCGGCGAGGCCTTCGCCAACACCTACGGCCTGAAGAAACACCGGCACCTCCACAAGCTGGAGCGCCTGGCCGCCCTGGGCCACAAGGACCCCTGA